The Peribacillus sp. FSL E2-0218 genome contains a region encoding:
- a CDS encoding redox-sensing transcriptional repressor Rex translates to MMNHDPKIPQATAKRLPLYYRFLKNLHSSGKQRVSSAELSEAVKVDSATIRRDFSYFGALGKKGYGYNVNYLLSFFRKTLDQDELTKVALIGVGNLGTAFLNYNFIKNNNTKIEMAFEVSEDKVGKQIADVPIYHMDQIDTLLQENNITAAILTVPAQVAQTITDRLVKADIKGILNFTPARLTVPPSIRVHHIDLAVELQSLIYFLKHYPVVEEAALEE, encoded by the coding sequence ATGATGAACCATGACCCAAAGATACCGCAGGCAACTGCAAAAAGGTTGCCACTGTACTATCGATTTTTAAAGAACTTACACTCCTCAGGAAAACAAAGAGTTTCCTCGGCAGAGTTAAGCGAAGCTGTAAAAGTGGATTCTGCCACCATTCGCCGCGATTTTTCCTACTTTGGCGCGCTTGGGAAAAAAGGCTACGGCTACAATGTCAATTATTTATTATCCTTCTTCAGGAAAACCCTGGATCAAGATGAGCTGACGAAAGTCGCTTTGATCGGGGTAGGGAATTTAGGGACTGCGTTCTTGAATTACAATTTCATAAAAAATAATAATACAAAGATCGAAATGGCATTTGAAGTTTCTGAAGACAAGGTAGGGAAGCAAATAGCTGACGTGCCGATTTATCATATGGACCAAATCGATACACTATTGCAGGAAAATAATATCACGGCTGCTATCTTGACAGTCCCTGCACAAGTGGCTCAGACGATTACCGATCGCCTGGTCAAAGCGGACATTAAAGGGATATTGAATTTCACCCCTGCGCGGCTGACGGTGCCGCCATCCATAAGGGTGCACCACATTGACCTTGCCGTGGAGCTCCAATCGCTCATCTACTTTTTGAAGCATTATCCGGTAGTGGAGGAAGCGGCATTAGAAGAATGA